The following are from one region of the Patescibacteria group bacterium genome:
- a CDS encoding alpha/beta fold hydrolase has translation MINSGEFNGIDSQAGIKKITVWLEKLGNGKKEVNYKLRDWIFSRQHYWGEPIPLIHCEQCKKKDKKTVLIIHGTGGYGRNNWYGWLADELEKMGHEVIAPDMPEPFEPVLEKWLKVLDKYTDRLNENSVVIGHSLGGPAALHFVANLNKKIGKLILVAPTYRDMDWEDYAKKHPDDPVEYQHKFNQPEILYKSVHNNTEKIVYYYSDNDFYIPSTVPEHYKKVLKADFRMLKSRNHFSISQGGAFTFPEIFEEIMEGKKTAVGIVPVPEKDLPLELPKVKNYEPTETGESPLAGITDWVNTICPKCGGPAKRETDTMPNWAGSSWYFLRYTDPHNDKEFASQKALKYWLPVDLYNGGMEHTTLHLLYSRFWHKALYDLKLVPTPEPYQKRISHGMVLAEDGKKMSKSLGNVINPDDVVKEYGADTLRMYEMFMGPFAEAIPWDTKGIVGVRRFLDKVYLLGDRVKGLGVRGGGVDEKTKSLLHKTIKKVTEDIDEFRFNTAVSALMILVNEMQGENKVDKSTMEKLLLILSPFAPHLTEELWIKLGNNKSIHSESWPKFNAILVKDQKIEFVIQINGKLKDKSLMPADATEEDVIQYVEQSSKIQKLIANKQVIKKIFVPGKLLNIVVK, from the coding sequence ATGATCAACTCTGGTGAGTTTAATGGTATAGATTCGCAGGCAGGAATCAAAAAAATTACAGTTTGGTTAGAAAAATTAGGTAATGGAAAAAAAGAAGTTAACTACAAACTGCGTGATTGGATATTTTCCCGTCAGCATTATTGGGGTGAGCCGATACCACTAATTCATTGTGAACAATGCAAGAAAAAAGATAAAAAAACAGTGCTAATCATCCACGGAACCGGGGGTTACGGCAGAAATAACTGGTACGGCTGGCTGGCCGACGAGCTGGAAAAAATGGGCCACGAGGTTATTGCTCCTGACATGCCTGAACCTTTTGAGCCTGTTTTGGAGAAATGGCTTAAAGTTTTGGATAAATATACTGACAGGCTCAATGAAAATTCAGTGGTAATTGGACATTCTTTGGGCGGTCCTGCCGCGTTGCATTTTGTTGCCAATCTGAATAAAAAAATTGGCAAGCTTATTTTAGTTGCTCCGACCTATCGTGATATGGACTGGGAAGATTATGCGAAAAAGCATCCCGATGATCCGGTGGAATATCAGCATAAATTCAACCAGCCGGAGATTCTCTATAAATCAGTACATAATAATACGGAAAAAATAGTATATTATTATTCTGATAATGATTTTTATATTCCGAGTACAGTTCCTGAACATTACAAAAAAGTTTTAAAGGCAGACTTCAGAATGTTAAAAAGTAGAAATCATTTTTCAATATCTCAAGGTGGAGCATTTACTTTTCCAGAAATATTTGAAGAAATAATGGAAGGAAAAAAGACAGCGGTCGGAATCGTTCCGGTGCCGGAAAAAGATCTGCCTCTAGAACTGCCGAAAGTAAAAAATTATGAACCGACGGAAACCGGCGAATCACCTCTGGCGGGAATTACAGATTGGGTTAATACCATTTGTCCTAAATGTGGTGGTCCCGCAAAAAGAGAGACAGATACCATGCCGAACTGGGCGGGTTCCAGCTGGTATTTTCTGCGCTATACTGATCCACATAACGACAAGGAATTTGCTTCACAAAAAGCATTGAAGTACTGGCTACCGGTGGATCTGTATAACGGTGGGATGGAACATACTACTTTGCATCTTCTGTATTCCCGATTCTGGCACAAAGCGCTTTATGATTTGAAACTGGTGCCGACTCCGGAGCCATATCAAAAAAGGATTTCCCACGGCATGGTTCTGGCGGAAGACGGAAAGAAGATGTCCAAGTCGCTGGGCAATGTGATCAATCCTGACGATGTAGTTAAAGAGTACGGCGCGGACACTCTGCGAATGTATGAAATGTTTATGGGACCGTTTGCCGAAGCGATCCCTTGGGACACGAAGGGGATTGTTGGTGTAAGAAGATTTTTGGATAAGGTTTATTTATTAGGGGATAGGGTTAAGGGATTAGGGGTGAGGGGTGGGGGTGTTGATGAAAAGACAAAGAGTCTGCTCCACAAAACAATCAAAAAGGTAACGGAAGACATCGATGAATTCCGGTTTAATACTGCTGTTTCTGCTTTAATGATTTTGGTTAATGAAATGCAGGGAGAAAATAAAGTTGATAAAAGTACCATGGAAAAACTGTTACTGATATTATCTCCATTCGCCCCGCATTTAACTGAAGAGTTATGGATAAAGCTTGGAAACAATAAATCTATCCATTCGGAATCCTGGCCGAAATTTAACGCAATACTGGTTAAAGATCAGAAAATCGAATTCGTCATACAAATCAACGGCAAACTCAAGGATAAAAGTCTGATGCCGGCTGACGCTACAGAGGAAGATGTGATACAATATGTAGAGCAAAGTAGTAAAATTCAGAAACTGATTGCAAATAAGCAAGTCATCAAAAAAATATTTGTACCGGGCAAGCTGTTAAATATTGTGGTCAAATAA
- the rsmA gene encoding 16S rRNA (adenine(1518)-N(6)/adenine(1519)-N(6))-dimethyltransferase RsmA: MNSLEAEIKYLTKNYGIHPQRESGQNFLIDEDVLDAIVESAQLKPDDNVLEIGAGFGPLTKKLAEKVQKVWAVELEKRFIPALNKLGKSYSSIEIIHQDIIKTEISKLVGKKQYRIVANIPYNITSYVLRKFLEQDPKPKTMTVLIQKEVAERITAEPGALSLLAVSIQYFGNPHIVREVTKECFWPEPKVDSAVIMIDGIKTDSQIQEENRKNGYKFSQKQFFQVVKAGFSAKRKQIHNNLTNSFHTNADIIRQILVECDIKPELRPQDIQINSWKMITNALINKDIIN; the protein is encoded by the coding sequence TTGAACAGTCTTGAAGCCGAAATAAAATACCTGACAAAAAATTACGGGATCCACCCGCAACGCGAGAGCGGTCAGAACTTTCTGATTGATGAAGATGTCCTGGATGCGATCGTAGAATCAGCACAGCTTAAACCTGACGATAACGTCTTGGAGATTGGCGCAGGATTTGGTCCGTTGACTAAAAAGCTCGCAGAAAAAGTGCAAAAAGTATGGGCGGTTGAGCTGGAAAAAAGATTTATCCCTGCATTAAACAAATTGGGAAAATCATATTCCTCAATTGAAATAATTCATCAGGACATTATTAAAACTGAAATAAGCAAACTGGTTGGTAAGAAGCAATACAGAATTGTGGCGAATATTCCGTACAATATAACATCCTATGTACTCAGAAAATTTTTAGAACAGGACCCGAAGCCAAAAACAATGACAGTCTTGATTCAAAAAGAAGTAGCAGAAAGGATTACCGCTGAGCCTGGTGCGCTCAGTCTATTGGCTGTTTCTATTCAATATTTTGGCAATCCGCATATTGTGAGAGAAGTTACGAAGGAATGTTTTTGGCCAGAGCCCAAAGTGGATAGTGCGGTAATCATGATCGATGGGATAAAGACTGATAGCCAAATTCAGGAGGAAAACAGGAAAAATGGCTATAAATTCAGCCAAAAACAGTTTTTTCAGGTTGTAAAAGCCGGTTTTTCCGCCAAACGTAAGCAAATTCACAATAATCTTACTAATAGTTTCCACACAAACGCTGATATTATCAGGCAAATACTGGTAGAATGCGATATAAAGCCAGAACTGAGGCCTCAAGATATCCAAATAAACAGCTGGAAAATGATAACAAATGCCCTTATAAATAAGGATATTATTAATTAA
- a CDS encoding peptidoglycan DD-metalloendopeptidase family protein: MYKVYLTVKSQLGSIYRPAKGKLLYSLTTRYVVHALIILLTIIVTTNNLNAKELNSEVGQNNILASLIQPQGEELFVETSDTTIDNNSMFADTTGSVASSQYFGNDETMIVDSASITAEGAIVKPNLIATTIGDRVRESVVYHEVQGGETVSDIASQYDISTNTILWENKLGARDFIKPGQKLTILPVSGISYQVKSGDTLDKIAEKYEAEASEIVEYNQLASAEAISKDQIIILPGGEPPAPPAPVVQPTSRFASVSNFFVPADATPTYGTKLQWPTPSRRINQYYGWRHTGIDIDGDTTSPNYAADTGRVTAAGWSGGYGLMVMIDHGNGMQTLYGHFSKIAVSVGDNVSRGQTLGMMGCTGWCTGNHLHFEVIVNGRKQNPLSYL; the protein is encoded by the coding sequence ATGTATAAAGTGTATCTGACAGTGAAATCACAGCTGGGCTCAATCTACCGTCCGGCTAAAGGAAAGCTGCTCTATTCGCTCACCACCAGATACGTTGTCCATGCATTAATAATCCTTTTGACAATTATCGTTACCACCAACAATTTGAATGCCAAGGAACTGAATTCAGAGGTCGGGCAAAATAATATTCTTGCTTCTCTCATTCAACCGCAGGGTGAAGAATTATTTGTAGAAACATCGGACACAACAATTGATAATAATTCCATGTTTGCGGACACAACCGGAAGCGTTGCAAGCTCCCAATATTTCGGGAATGATGAAACTATGATTGTAGACAGTGCATCCATCACCGCTGAAGGAGCAATTGTCAAACCAAATCTGATTGCCACTACGATCGGTGATCGGGTCCGCGAATCAGTGGTCTATCATGAAGTCCAGGGTGGAGAGACAGTCAGCGATATTGCATCACAATATGATATTTCTACCAACACAATTCTTTGGGAAAACAAACTTGGTGCCAGAGATTTTATTAAGCCCGGTCAAAAATTAACAATCCTGCCGGTCTCCGGAATTTCCTATCAGGTTAAATCCGGCGATACCCTGGATAAAATAGCGGAAAAATACGAGGCTGAAGCAAGTGAAATAGTTGAATACAACCAACTGGCTTCCGCTGAAGCAATTTCCAAAGATCAGATTATTATCTTGCCGGGCGGAGAACCGCCGGCACCGCCGGCACCGGTTGTCCAGCCGACATCCCGTTTTGCTTCTGTTTCTAATTTCTTTGTACCGGCTGACGCAACTCCGACCTATGGAACAAAACTACAATGGCCAACACCGAGCCGTCGCATTAATCAGTATTACGGTTGGCGACATACCGGCATTGATATTGACGGTGACACCACGTCACCGAACTATGCCGCCGATACCGGACGCGTTACAGCTGCCGGGTGGTCAGGCGGGTACGGGCTTATGGTGATGATTGACCATGGTAACGGTATGCAGACGCTTTACGGCCATTTCAGTAAAATAGCGGTTAGTGTCGGTGATAATGTCAGCAGAGGCCAAACGCTAGGTATGATGGGCTGTACTGGATGGTGCACCGGAAATCATTTACACTTTGAAGTGATCGTTAACGGCAGGAAACAGAACCCCCTAAGTTACTTATAA
- a CDS encoding L-threonylcarbamoyladenylate synthase, whose protein sequence is MEKYFLKSKKLTNQDLKRIISLLKAGGIIIYPTETAYAIGGDACNIEVIKKIYSIKKRSAKLPLPVIVGSMLQAKKFVTFDSVSLKLAKKYWPGALTLILKKKNNIPSLLTAGKRNLALRVSGNLIAQSIALGLGGPLISTSANSSKEKECYSISMVRKQISNLNGLVSVIIDAGKLPSVVPSTIAQIKSNKIVTLRKGNITF, encoded by the coding sequence ATGGAGAAATATTTCCTTAAAAGTAAGAAGCTCACTAATCAAGATTTAAAAAGAATTATTTCCCTCCTGAAAGCGGGGGGGATAATTATTTATCCTACTGAAACGGCCTACGCGATTGGCGGTGACGCATGTAATATTGAAGTAATCAAAAAAATATATTCAATTAAAAAAAGATCAGCTAAACTTCCACTGCCGGTTATCGTGGGCAGTATGTTGCAGGCAAAAAAATTTGTAACATTTGATTCTGTTTCCCTTAAACTGGCAAAAAAATATTGGCCGGGAGCTTTGACATTAATTTTGAAGAAGAAAAATAATATCCCCTCTCTTCTGACAGCAGGAAAACGGAATTTGGCGCTGAGAGTATCCGGAAATTTGATTGCACAATCAATTGCATTAGGATTAGGTGGTCCTTTGATCAGTACCAGTGCCAACAGTTCCAAAGAAAAAGAATGTTATTCCATAAGTATGGTCAGAAAACAGATTTCTAATTTAAACGGACTGGTTTCAGTAATTATTGATGCTGGTAAATTGCCGAGTGTTGTGCCGTCAACAATTGCACAAATTAAATCAAACAAAATAGTGACATTAAGAAAAGGAAACATTACATTTTAG